The Vicinamibacteria bacterium genomic interval CCTCGAGTGGAACCATCGGCTCCCTCGTGACGGCGACGGTGGGTGCCGTCGTGCTCCTGTGGATCGTGGGGCAGCTGAAGAAAGCCTAGAATCCTAAGCGAAGAGCTGTTTCAGCTTGCGCTGGAGCGACGTATCGTCGCTCGCCTTGAGATCGACGAGTGCGCTTCTCGCCTGCGAGAGCCTCGGGTCGATGCGCAGGGCGGTCTTGAACTCGGCGAGCGCGCGATTCTTCATGTCGAACGACAAGTAGTAGCGGCCGAGGAGATAGTGGAGCTCTGCGTTCTGCGGATCGAGCGACAGCGCCTTTCTGAAGTGCCGCTCCGCCTTGGCTCTCATCACCGGATGTGACGCGAGGGCTTGGGCCAGCATGGCCTCGAACTTCGCATTCTGAGGAGCGAGCTTCACGATCTCGTACAGGAACGAGATCACGCCTTCCCTGTCGTTGACGATCTTTCTCAGTTTCACCTCTTTCAAGAGGCGTTTGACTTCGTCCCGGTCTTCGACGGAACGGAATGCCGCTACCGTGGATTTCGGGGTTCCGGCGACAGGTGCCCGTTCTTCCAGGAGCTTGGCCTTCGCGCGGTCGAGTCTCGCCCGGATTTCCTCTACCTTGAGAAAGAGGGTTTCCTCGCTTTGGAACTTCCTTTGCTCGGACTCCCACTCTTCTTGTCTGATCACGTAGGCCCGGCGGATTTCCTCCTCCGAGGCATCCGGTGCCACGCCGAGAAGCTCGCAGGCGGAGGCGTGCTCGGTGTTCTCGAAAGCGAGGAGCAGCTGCTGCCTCTCGTCGACCGTCTGAACGGCATCCGCTTCACTATCGATCTGGGAAAGCAGGAACGTGCCGGTTTCCTCCTGCACCTTGAGCGGGGTAACCGTCCGATCGGCCACCGTCTCCAGAACGCCTGCGGACAGAAGTCCATAGACGGTTCGGAGAACGGTGCTGCGTTTCTTGGGAACCCGTTGCAGAATGCCTTCCACCGGTCGTTTCTTTTGTGCCGCCTCCATCACCAGAAGCTCCTCGGGAAGGAAGCGAACATCTTCGAAGCTGAACGGAGGGCAGGAGGAGAGCACTAACTCGGTATCGAGCGAAGGAAGCGATTTTCCGATGAGCTCCCCATTCGTCATGAGCCGGACTCCCTCGAGCTGGATCCGATAGATCGAAAGGCTCAACCGGAGATCCAGAGCGATCGGGCATTCCTGCTCCTCGAAACGATACGTGCCCTCGGCGGCGAAAAGAGAGGAGACGATCGCGCGGGCCTGATAGGCCAATGCCTCGCCGAGCTCGTCCTCGCTGAGAAATCCCTTGCCCACCAGGGCCTCCCCGATTCGACGTCTTTCTCCAACGAGACTCAAAGCGGCAGCGAGGTCGTCCTCGGTAATGCGTCCTCTCCGGACCAGTAGATGGCCGAGCCGATCGGTATCCGCGTTACTTCCCGCAAAGACCACGAATCCTCGGTCGAAATAGACGGATTTCGCGACACGGCCCGAGCTCACCTCGAGCGTTCCGCTCAGCTCGTTGAGCGCAACAGTCTTGAGCACTTCCGCCAAGGCCACTTGGGAAAGCGATCCCTCACTCGCAAGAAGATTGAACTGGGGTTCTACGGGTACTTCCATCATTCGACTTCCGATCGGCCATACAATCTCCGTGCCACCATCGGACAGTTCTAAGTCGTTGATCCTAGGGCCTGGCAAGGGGCGCATCGCCCCGACATCGTGGGTTTTGTCCCATAGCGTTCGGGGTTCCATGCTACGCTTGCGGCGTGATTACCGTCTCGCTCCTCATAGCTCTCGGCGTTTTCGGACCCGATGAGCATCTCCGCTTTCTCGTCATGGGGAAGACGACCAACCACCGTCAGACCGGCTCTAATGAGCTCGAGCTTCTCAACTATCATTTCTTCGCCGAGATCTTCCCGAAGGAAGGAGGCCGGGTGACCCAGGCGGAGCTCGCGTTTCCGAACGGTGACCGCCAGAAATTCGAGGATCTCGGCCATGTGCTCGAGCTGCATGGTGGAAGGTATGACGACGAGGCCGATCTCGACCGTTCCTACCCCAACGGACCTTACCGATTTCGTTTCGAGACGCCGGGCGGTACCGTCGAGGGGCGCGTTCTCCACGTGCAAGGGACGGGGAAAGGCAGCTCGCGGATTCCGGAACCCGTGTGGATCAGCCTGAGCCAGGAAGGACGACCCGTTTCGCCCGCGGCGGTTGACTCGGACGCGGATCTGATCGTGAGCTGGAGTGAGTTTACCCGGGCGCGCCCGGATCCCAATGGAATCCTCGACGATCTGCTATTCGTCGTGGCGGGTGATTGTCACGGAGAAAAAACGGTGCACAGCGGCCGTCCATTCGAAGGAACGGGTCATCTCGATTACCGAGCCAAGTCCTACACGATCTCGAAGGACAAGCTTCGCCCGGGAGAGCGGCATCAGATGTTCGTCGAGCATGCGACGGTAGATACCAGCAAAGAGGACGGGATCGTGGGTCTGGTCACCTACGCCGCCACGACCTTTCTCGATTTCGAGACCACCGGTCGTCCTTCGCGAGAGCCCTGTCCCTCGGTCATGCCTCGGATCGATCCAGGGCAAACCGATCGCCATCCGTGAAGCGTTCTCGGTTCGGCGCGAAGTTCACGCGGGAGTCGGGAATACTCCGGCTCATGAACGATCTCGGAGAGGCCGCTTCTGCCGATTCCCCGGTCCTTGCGCTAGGTGGCGGCAATCCGGCACGAATCCCCGAGGTCGAGAGCCTCTTCAGAAAGCGGGTTCGAAACGCTCTCGACTCCGGTGACGAGCTCGAGAGGCTCATCGGGAGCTACGATTCGCCTCGGGGGAATCGAGAGTTCATCGAAGCCCTCGCCCGTCTGTTGAAGAACCAGTTTGCCTGGAAGCTCGCGGATTCCAACATCGCTTTGACGAGCGGGAGCCAGACCTCCTTCTTCTTCCTCTTCAACTTGCTCGCGGGGCAAAGTGAGGACGGGTGCCGTCGCCGAATATTCTTTCCCCTCGCCCCCGAATACATTGGTTACGGCGATGTAGGTATCGAGCCCGACATGTTTGTTTCGCGCAGGCCAGAGATCGAGCTCATTCCCCCCGACCTCTTCAAGTACCACATCGATTTCGAGGCCCTTTCCCTGGGCGACGACGTCGCCGCCATCTGTGTCTCGCGACCGACGAACCCGACCGCCAACGTTCTGACCGGAGGGGAGCTCGCCCGGCTTTCCGAGCTGGCTCGCGGCCGGGCGATTCCCCTCATCGTTGACAACGCCTACGGGACTCCTTTTCCCGACATCGTCTTCAATGACGCCGAGCCAGTCTGGGACGAGAACGTGATCCTGACGATGAGCCTCTCGAAGCTGGGACTTCCCGGAGCTCGCACGGGCATCGTGATCGCCGACGAGGAGACGATTCGAGCGATATCGACCTTGAACGCCATCGTCTCGCTGGCGCCAGGTAGCTTCGGCGCGTTTCTAGCCCTCGAGCTCGTCAAGAGCGGTGAGATACTCGACGTGGCTCGACGGGTCGTTCGCCCATTCTACGAGCGCAAGTCGCGGCAAGCGCTCGAGTGGGTGCGTGAGTCCTTCAGAGGACTTCCTTACCGTGTTCACGTGCCCGAAGGGACCTTCTTCCTCTGGCTCTGGTTCGAAGGCATGCCGATCTCGTCGCAGGACTTGTACGAAAGGCTCAAAGCTCGCAACGTTCTCGTCGTGCCCGGTCACCACTTCTTTCCCGGCCTCGAAGAGGACTGGCGCCATCGCAACGAGTGCATCCGGATCAATTACGCCGGGAGCGATCCCGTCGTGCGCCGCGGGCTAGGCCTCGTTGCCGAAGAGATCCGCGCGGCGTTTCGCTGAGAGTCCCACCCCCCCGACTCGATCGGGAACCCGAAGCGCCTCCCGTACGTAGCTGCTTGGGATGGAGGAAGCGTGTGGGAGCTCGCCGCTTCAAAACCTTGAATCATCGATTCAAAAAATGGGAGGTCCAATGAGCGTAGCACGCGTACTGCACGGGCTCTTGCTTGCGAGTCTTCTCGCGTCCCCTGGCTTTGGAGCAGTGAAGAAGTTCGAATGGAGCACCCAGTCGGCCGAGGCGAAAGCGCTCATCACCGAGCTTCAGGCTCGGATCGAGAATTTCCAGCTGGGAGCCGGCACCGTCGACGTTGCCAGAAAGCTCGTGGCGGCCGATCCGAATTTCGCGATGGGAGTCTATTACCTGTCGGCGGTCGTGCCCTCGCCCGAGGCGGAAGAGCAGCTCGAACGGGCGGTGGAGCTTTCCAGGGCCGCATCGGATGGGGAGCGCCGGTTCATCGAAGCGATGTCCTTGGCTCGGGCGAACGGCGGGGCGAACTTTCAGGCTGCCATCGATCCCCTGGAGAAGCTCGCCTTTGACTACCCGGACGAGCGGCTCGTCCAGATGATCCTCGGGCAGATTTATCTTGGCACACAGAATGGCGAGAAGGCGCGCAGCGCGTTCGAGAGGGCGCAGGCCATCGGACCACCGAGCCAGCGTGCCCGTTCGTTTCTCGCCAACGACGACCTGATGCAGGGCGAATACGAGAAGGCGCGGGCTTCGTTCGAGTCCATCGAAAAAGAGCTGCCGGAGGGCGCGGCTCCCGCGCCCATTCGCTACGGTGTGACTTTCAGCTACCTCTACGAGGACAATGTCGACGCGGCGATCGAATCTCTCGAGACCTATCTCGCCGAGTACCGTGACAGCGGGGCAGCGCAAGGCTTCCCCGAAGTGTTCATCTGGAACTCGATCGCCCGCATCAGCCTCGAGAACGGGCGCCTGGCCAAGGCGATGGATGCCTACGAGAAAGGCTACGAGAGCGTGCCGGGAAGCAGCCTGCCCGAGGATCAGAAACAGCTCTGGCTCGGCCGCCTGCTCCATGGCCGCTGCCGCGTTCTGTCGAAAATGGGAAAGCACGAGGAGGCCTGGGGCGTTGCCGAGGAAATCCGGAAGATGATCGAGGATGGCGGCGAGGGAGCCCAGCAGTATCTCACGGCGTATCATTATCTCGTCGGCTACTTGATGCTGGAAAAAGGAGAGACTCAGAAGGCGGTTGAGCATCTGAAGCAGGGCAACACCGACGACCCCTTCCAAACGCTCCTTCTCGCTCGCGCCTACGATCGTTTGGGTGAGGAAGACAAGGCAAGAAGCGCTTACCAGTCGGTCGTGGACTCCAGCGCCAACGGTCTGGAGCGCGCGCTCGCCTATACCGAAGCGAAACGTCGACTCGCGGAGATCTGAATCGGAGCTAGGCTAGGCTCGGGTCCTCGTCATTCGTCGCAGCGTCGCGGCCGCGTCGATTCTCGCCGCGCAGCGGGCCGGAAGGTAGCTGGCTCCGGTGGCCACCGCCAGGAAGACGACGACCGCTGCGATGAGAGAGAGTTGCCGGGTCCCGGGGACCGATGTCGAAGAGTAGGCTCGACATCCGCCGCCCTAGGAACGACGCGAGGACGAGACCGGCGGCGATTCCAACGGCCACGATCGCGAGGCTCCGCCGAGCTATGTCCCGACGACTCGACCGCGACCCGCGCCCCAGCGCGAGACGGATGCCGAGCTCTCGCATTCGCTCGGAGACCTAGCTCGAGATCGTCTCAAAGAGACCGAGCGCGTATAGCGCGAGAGCGACGAAGGTGACGGTGCTCACCCCTGACGTGGCGAAGCGGGTTCGCGCCAACGAGGGACCGACGTAGCCCGTACCTGCAAAATGCATCCTCAGCGCTCCAGAACCCGGACGGTAACGCGAAGGCTCCACCGAGCACCCGTCCCCGGATCCGGGCCGGCGGCGACGTCGATGGTCTCGCCGTCGCTCGCCCAGATCTCGCTTTGCGAGCTGAAGGTGAGAAATGTGGGATTCCCCGCCGCGTCGGGGTCGCCGAGCGCGCTTCGCTCGAACTTCAGATGGATACGAAAGCGCTCGCCGGTCTGGCTGGCGCGCCCCTGGAGGTTCAAACCGACGTTTCGATACTGCACCCCGTCCGCCCCGGAAACGGCGACCTCGCGCCCCGATCGCAGCGTGGTCATTCTCGTCCCGTTCGCGACCAGGTAGAGCTTATGGGTCGCACGCTCCTCTTCGGCTCCTGAGGCGTGATGCGAGCTGACGAGCTCGAGCTCGAGCGGGGTGAGCGATGAGGAGTCGACGGGCTGAGCGAGCAACGATACGAGAAGAAGCAGCGACGGCATGTGTCCTCCTTCAGTTTCTTTGGAGAGTACAGCGAGAGTCGGTACTTTATTCCCGTACTGCGTTCCGAGCGTGGAGTCGCTTTTTCATCAGCGTTGCTGGCGCGCTACGATCGAGTCGATTCGCCATGGCTCGACTGACGCTCGACGACGACGGATTCCGCCTCGACGAGGGCTCGCACGAGCTGTGTCGAGGCAGCCGTCGCATTCGCCTGGCGGAGAAACCGTTTCGCGTGCTGCTCGCCCTCAAGAAGGCGGACGGCTCCGTCGTGACGCGGGACGTGCTCCGGAAGCGGTTATGGTCGGACGATACATTCGTCGATTTCGACAACAACCTCAACAGCGCGGTGACGAGCTTGCGGAGGGCGCTAGGCGATTCGGCGGCCGCACCGCGATACATCGAGACCATCCCCCGGGTGGGCTACCGGCTGTTGGCGCGAAAGCGGTCGCTCGGCAGCCGCCGGTCGCTGGCCCTCTGGGCGGTCGGCACGGTTTTGATGACAATCGCCGTTGCTGGCGTTTCGATGTGGTCGCGTCCGGATGCACCAGAGTCAGCCGCCCTGTCTCCGGCGAGGCCGCAAGCTCTGTCGTTGATCCGTCGTGGCAAGTATCTCCACGCGCGGTATCTCACGGGACGCGGCAACGAAGACCTTCTCGCCGCGCGCGCGGCGTTTCGGGAGGCTTTCGCTCTCGACCCCGGGCACGCAATGGCGTTGGCCGAGGAAGGGGACGTGCTGATGGACATGAGCTTCGCCGGGCTCATCGTCTTTCGCGACGGCGTGACGCAAGCGCGTGCGGTGTCCGAGCGTGCGCTTTCGGTCGAGCCGGAGAACGTCCCCGCGCTTCGGGTCATGGCGATGGCGGCGTTGTTTCTCGACTGGGATCTTGCCGCTTCCCGCAAATGGCTCGACCGCGCCACCGCTGGCGCATCGGCGCAAGATGCGCGAACCGCGCTCGCCGCGGCGACTTACTTTTCCGCCGCCGGCGACCACGAAGCGGCGATCGCGGAGGCCGAGCGCGCCGTTGCTCTCGATCCGGCCGCTTACTACGTTCGCGCCGATCTCGCGTTCTTCTATCTGGCGGCCGGACTGAACGAGCGCGCTGCGGAAGAGGCAACGCGGGTCATCGAGGTCGCGCCGGAGTTCCCGCCCGCCCACGTGTTCGCCGTTCTCGCCAACGAGCGCCTGGCGCGCTGGGACGAAGCCGCGCAATCGGCGCAGGTTTTGCTGCACATGGGCTGGGCGCCAGGGACCGAACCGGAGCGCATCGACGGCGCAGAGCCCAAAGACGTCGTTGCGTTCTGGCGCCACTGGGACCTGGAGCGTATTCGCACACGGGCTGAGGCCGTCTCCGCGGGTGAGCTCGCCCTGTCGCTCGGCCTGCGCCATGCCGCGCTCGGCAATCGAGCCCAGGCTTTGGATCACCTCGAGCTGGCATTCGCACATCGAGCGCCCTTGCTCGTCTTTTTACCCTCCTTCCCAGAGCTCTACACCTTGCGGTCGGAGCCGCGCTTCGAGAAGCTGCTGCAACGAGTTCACCGAGGTGGAATCGGCTCAGCGTTGTCGGCGCCAGATATACGTTCTCCGCTCTTTCCAGGTGCCGCTCTCGTCGACGTCGAATGACTGGGTCGTATGCTCGTCGGCCTTCAGCACCGCGCGATGACCGACGCGAGTCGCACGGCCGGTCGCCGCGTCGTAGAACGTCTGTAGCATTTCCGTCGAACCGTCGGCGTTCTGATGATGAGGGCCCGCACCGTAGGTTCCGTCGCGCCCGAACTGAGTCGTCAACAGACGTTGCTCCCCCGGGTGCCAGAACTCGCGGAACTCCCAGAACGTCGCGACTTCCTCACCGTCTTTGATCCCATAGAGCCGGCCCACCAGACTCTGGTTGCCGATGCCCCAGGTCCACTCGAGTCCAAAGGAGTCCATCGACGCCTCCTCGGTCTTGTAAGCGCTGTTGTCGGCAATCCACACGCCGATTAGATTCTTCCAATTGGCGACGACCCAGTCCGGCGCGGGCTGGGCTTCCACGCTCCGGACGCCCGTCCCGGCGATAACGAGAAGAGGGAAGAGAAAGAGTAGGTTGCTTCGCATGGCGGCTTTATAGGCCGGGCAGTCTGCGGAAGCCATA includes:
- a CDS encoding DUF4388 domain-containing protein, translated to MMEVPVEPQFNLLASEGSLSQVALAEVLKTVALNELSGTLEVSSGRVAKSVYFDRGFVVFAGSNADTDRLGHLLVRRGRITEDDLAAALSLVGERRRIGEALVGKGFLSEDELGEALAYQARAIVSSLFAAEGTYRFEEQECPIALDLRLSLSIYRIQLEGVRLMTNGELIGKSLPSLDTELVLSSCPPFSFEDVRFLPEELLVMEAAQKKRPVEGILQRVPKKRSTVLRTVYGLLSAGVLETVADRTVTPLKVQEETGTFLLSQIDSEADAVQTVDERQQLLLAFENTEHASACELLGVAPDASEEEIRRAYVIRQEEWESEQRKFQSEETLFLKVEEIRARLDRAKAKLLEERAPVAGTPKSTVAAFRSVEDRDEVKRLLKEVKLRKIVNDREGVISFLYEIVKLAPQNAKFEAMLAQALASHPVMRAKAERHFRKALSLDPQNAELHYLLGRYYLSFDMKNRALAEFKTALRIDPRLSQARSALVDLKASDDTSLQRKLKQLFA
- a CDS encoding valine--pyruvate transaminase, with protein sequence MKRSRFGAKFTRESGILRLMNDLGEAASADSPVLALGGGNPARIPEVESLFRKRVRNALDSGDELERLIGSYDSPRGNREFIEALARLLKNQFAWKLADSNIALTSGSQTSFFFLFNLLAGQSEDGCRRRIFFPLAPEYIGYGDVGIEPDMFVSRRPEIELIPPDLFKYHIDFEALSLGDDVAAICVSRPTNPTANVLTGGELARLSELARGRAIPLIVDNAYGTPFPDIVFNDAEPVWDENVILTMSLSKLGLPGARTGIVIADEETIRAISTLNAIVSLAPGSFGAFLALELVKSGEILDVARRVVRPFYERKSRQALEWVRESFRGLPYRVHVPEGTFFLWLWFEGMPISSQDLYERLKARNVLVVPGHHFFPGLEEDWRHRNECIRINYAGSDPVVRRGLGLVAEEIRAAFR
- a CDS encoding tetratricopeptide repeat protein — its product is MSVARVLHGLLLASLLASPGFGAVKKFEWSTQSAEAKALITELQARIENFQLGAGTVDVARKLVAADPNFAMGVYYLSAVVPSPEAEEQLERAVELSRAASDGERRFIEAMSLARANGGANFQAAIDPLEKLAFDYPDERLVQMILGQIYLGTQNGEKARSAFERAQAIGPPSQRARSFLANDDLMQGEYEKARASFESIEKELPEGAAPAPIRYGVTFSYLYEDNVDAAIESLETYLAEYRDSGAAQGFPEVFIWNSIARISLENGRLAKAMDAYEKGYESVPGSSLPEDQKQLWLGRLLHGRCRVLSKMGKHEEAWGVAEEIRKMIEDGGEGAQQYLTAYHYLVGYLMLEKGETQKAVEHLKQGNTDDPFQTLLLARAYDRLGEEDKARSAYQSVVDSSANGLERALAYTEAKRRLAEI
- a CDS encoding winged helix-turn-helix domain-containing protein yields the protein MARLTLDDDGFRLDEGSHELCRGSRRIRLAEKPFRVLLALKKADGSVVTRDVLRKRLWSDDTFVDFDNNLNSAVTSLRRALGDSAAAPRYIETIPRVGYRLLARKRSLGSRRSLALWAVGTVLMTIAVAGVSMWSRPDAPESAALSPARPQALSLIRRGKYLHARYLTGRGNEDLLAARAAFREAFALDPGHAMALAEEGDVLMDMSFAGLIVFRDGVTQARAVSERALSVEPENVPALRVMAMAALFLDWDLAASRKWLDRATAGASAQDARTALAAATYFSAAGDHEAAIAEAERAVALDPAAYYVRADLAFFYLAAGLNERAAEEATRVIEVAPEFPPAHVFAVLANERLARWDEAAQSAQVLLHMGWAPGTEPERIDGAEPKDVVAFWRHWDLERIRTRAEAVSAGELALSLGLRHAALGNRAQALDHLELAFAHRAPLLVFLPSFPELYTLRSEPRFEKLLQRVHRGGIGSALSAPDIRSPLFPGAALVDVE